CACGGGTTTTGAAGGGATTTTCGCCTTTCAATTCGAGCAGAATCCCAATCTCGATGAGAATCTCAGCCACTTGCTCTTTGTCCATGAGAGAAATATGGAGTTCGAAAGGGAAAGTTCAAAGCGGAAAGTTGCGGTGGAACCTGCGGGTCATTTTTGAAGTGCTGCGAGCGGCGAATCCAATTAAGTTAAGGTCATGACGCGAAAACAATTACCAATAGCGCTGACGATTGCGGGGTCCGACAGCGGCGGTGGCGCGGGAATTCAAGCAGATTTGAAAACGTTCGCCGCGTTGGGTGTGCATGGCACGAGCGCGATTACTTGCATCACGGCGCAAAATCCGAAGCGATTACTGGGGATCGAGGCCTGTTCGCCGGGGATTGTGCGCCAGCAGATGGAAGCGGTTTTTGAGGAACTGCCACCTGGAGCGGCGAAAACCGGGATGCTTTATTCCGAGGAAATTATCAAGAGCGTGGCAGGCTTTTTTAAGAGCAAACGCCAGACTCCGCTCGTGGTGGATCCGGTGATGATATCGACGAGTGGGAAAAGATTATTGAAACCGACAGCGATGCGGGCGTTGCAGGAAAAACTATTGCCGTTGGCGACTTTGGTGACGCCGAATTTGGACGAAGCCAATGTGCTGTTGGGAAAAGCGCCTGACAGCATCGAAGACATGCGTGGTGCAGCGCGGGAACTTCACAAGCGATTCGGCTGCGCGTGGTTGATGAAAGGCGGTCACTTAAAAGGAGCGAAAGAGGCGGCGGATGTTTTTTTTGATGGCAAGGAGGAGCTGCTGTTGACGTCACGCTTCGTAAAAGGAGTGAGCACTCATGGAACCGGTTGCACGTACTCTGCCGCAATCACGGCATATCTGGCTTTAGGCCTGGAGTTGAGTGAAGCGGTGACGATGGCGAAGCATTACATTAGTGAATCGATTGCAAAGAGTGACAGGGTGGCAAATCATTTTGTTCTGAATACCGTGTGGCGATAAGCTTGGACTCCCGGCGTTAAAATGGTGTAAGGCATTCAAAGCTAATAATTTATGCAGACAACCGCATTGTATCCACAATGTCAGCAAAAGGGTATTAACTGAATACATGAGCCAGTTAAAGACGTCTTATCAGTAGTTGTATAGAGTTGTATATGAAACCAAAACCATTGTTAACATTAGCTTTATGCGCCAGCGCTGCCGCATTGCTCGTTACGGGCTGCGTCACCCGCGAAGTGCATTACCAACAAGCGCCCGTCGTGGTGCAAGGAACACCACCTCCTCCCGCAACCGAAGTGATTGTCTCAGAACCTCC
Above is a genomic segment from Pedosphaera parvula Ellin514 containing:
- the thiD gene encoding bifunctional hydroxymethylpyrimidine kinase/phosphomethylpyrimidine kinase yields the protein MTRKQLPIALTIAGSDSGGGAGIQADLKTFAALGVHGTSAITCITAQNPKRLLGIEACSPGIVRQQMEAVFEELPPGAAKTGMLYSEEIIKSVAGFFKSKRQTPLVVDPVMISTSGKRLLKPTAMRALQEKLLPLATLVTPNLDEANVLLGKAPDSIEDMRGAARELHKRFGCAWLMKGGHLKGAKEAADVFFDGKEELLLTSRFVKGVSTHGTGCTYSAAITAYLALGLELSEAVTMAKHYISESIAKSDRVANHFVLNTVWR